One window from the genome of Leptospira ryugenii encodes:
- a CDS encoding energy transducer TonB family protein: MNPTNSTPTPHWTKKSLSFLVWLSPAFTYSFFLPLGVLFLYPRTFSLRAKALLLIATYFVCIGLFFPLELFIHYSLENEMQINFFLNDSAVKNGIIGIFVLCVGILLFANYVLSSLRHSKRKVKREAHYALLFPEKKLRNQNQIRDSRLDHFFLVFFLSLFLSFAFQALGEFISPPNPRNPTVLLKSIQGFLFNYLLSVQILLLSLNRNKLPSLYARVLLRYQNGIRLKETWRQKYLNREKIPFLKELEVKKAASIREAILPGYGHIYLEDFWRGFPILFISLLLWLFIAVWSFSYLSPIFGIQFLSSMGLKPGISDKDFFVSSQNIMYLAISILAFIFIYLYSRHLLSQSFTLQNLGYKKAQSDDEKEPVFASGVRKGFRNILPLSLLFHFILLCLVFIIPISLQRNSAKKKEKSDQASHFQPEKMEFYFIDPNVPDTTKGLNGGVYTGNETKTENGEKISDKKLSDNGPKSGYIKKIRGKKVPPTYSNYISAKMRVPESYLEYWSKAPQPYSSVVAYTITKDGDIIDVELVEGSNYPDQDRLTLELVERMGPLMPPPESEGSIRVTELFWNGPVDPNYVPTPLQKEMVYMFDGRYMEEIDE; the protein is encoded by the coding sequence ATGAATCCAACGAATTCCACGCCCACTCCCCATTGGACCAAAAAAAGCCTTAGTTTCTTGGTATGGCTTTCCCCGGCATTCACCTATAGTTTTTTTCTACCGCTTGGTGTTTTATTTTTATATCCTAGAACCTTCAGTTTGAGAGCGAAAGCTCTTCTTTTGATCGCAACATACTTCGTTTGTATTGGATTATTCTTTCCATTGGAGCTTTTCATTCACTACAGCTTAGAGAATGAAATGCAGATAAATTTCTTTCTTAATGATTCTGCGGTCAAAAACGGAATAATCGGAATTTTTGTACTCTGTGTAGGGATTCTTCTGTTTGCCAACTATGTTTTGTCATCACTGAGACATAGCAAACGTAAGGTGAAAAGGGAAGCCCACTATGCCTTACTTTTCCCTGAAAAAAAATTGCGAAACCAAAATCAGATTCGAGATTCCAGATTGGATCATTTCTTTTTGGTTTTTTTTCTATCTCTGTTTTTAAGCTTCGCTTTCCAGGCTTTGGGTGAATTTATCTCCCCTCCAAATCCCAGAAATCCAACAGTACTCTTAAAATCTATACAAGGATTTTTGTTTAACTATTTGTTGAGTGTCCAAATCCTATTACTGAGCTTAAACCGAAATAAATTGCCGAGCCTATATGCTCGAGTGCTCTTGAGATACCAGAATGGGATTCGTCTCAAAGAAACTTGGCGGCAAAAGTATTTGAACCGCGAAAAAATCCCCTTCTTGAAGGAATTAGAAGTAAAAAAAGCAGCTAGCATCCGTGAGGCGATATTGCCTGGGTACGGTCATATTTATTTAGAGGATTTCTGGAGAGGATTTCCGATTCTCTTTATATCATTACTTCTCTGGCTCTTTATTGCGGTTTGGAGTTTTTCGTATCTCTCTCCTATCTTTGGCATTCAGTTCTTGAGCTCCATGGGCTTAAAGCCTGGGATTAGTGATAAGGATTTTTTTGTATCCTCTCAGAACATTATGTACCTGGCTATTAGCATTTTGGCGTTTATTTTTATATACCTTTACTCACGGCATTTACTCAGCCAAAGTTTTACCTTACAGAACTTAGGTTATAAAAAAGCTCAGTCTGATGATGAAAAGGAGCCAGTGTTTGCTTCGGGAGTTAGAAAGGGATTTCGAAATATCCTGCCGCTCTCACTTCTTTTCCATTTCATTTTACTTTGTTTGGTCTTTATCATCCCGATTTCCTTGCAGAGAAATTCAGCGAAGAAAAAAGAAAAGAGTGACCAAGCAAGTCATTTCCAGCCAGAAAAAATGGAATTCTATTTTATAGATCCAAATGTTCCGGATACCACAAAAGGATTGAATGGGGGTGTCTATACTGGGAATGAGACAAAGACAGAGAATGGAGAAAAAATATCAGATAAAAAACTATCCGATAATGGCCCCAAATCAGGCTATATAAAGAAGATTCGTGGTAAAAAGGTACCACCGACTTACTCCAATTATATCTCTGCTAAAATGAGAGTCCCAGAATCTTACCTTGAGTATTGGTCAAAAGCTCCTCAACCATATTCAAGCGTTGTTGCCTATACCATCACTAAGGACGGAGACATCATCGATGTAGAATTAGTGGAAGGATCCAATTATCCGGACCAAGATCGATTGACATTGGAGTTGGTCGAGAGAATGGGACCGCTGATGCCACCCCCTGAATCAGAAGGTTCGATTCGT
- a CDS encoding glycine--tRNA ligase, with protein sequence MAQPKEKEEQSLKSIVAVSKRRGFVFPGSEIYGGLSNTFDYGPNGVEVLNNLKRLWWEYFVHRRDDILGLDSSILLHPRVWEASGHVSNFNDPLMDCKKCKTRLRVDKFLEDKEGDGAATGKSLEELTNHIKEKGYACPSCGSVGTFTEARQFNLMFKTAHGASEEGAMDIYLRPETAQGIFINFKNVNQISRKKIPFGIAQIGKSFRNEIMARQFIFRTREFEQMEMEFFCEPGTQKEWFKYWVDYCMNWLTNVVGLKAENLRVREHAKEELSFYSDSTSDIEYKYPFGWGELWGVASRTDYDLTQHESFSSEDLKYHDLEAKKKYLPYVVEPALGLNRLFLAVMCDAYEEQTLEKEDIRTVLHFGKRVAPMKVAIFPLMKKDGLDAKAKEIYQDLLPHWYVDYDESGAIGKRYRRHDEIGTPFCVTVDYDTLQDGTVTIRERDSMKQERIAITSLKSYLFERIL encoded by the coding sequence ATGGCACAGCCCAAAGAGAAAGAAGAACAATCCCTTAAGTCCATTGTAGCCGTCTCCAAACGGAGAGGTTTTGTATTCCCTGGTTCTGAAATTTATGGTGGTCTCTCCAATACATTTGACTACGGACCGAATGGAGTCGAAGTTTTAAATAACCTGAAACGACTTTGGTGGGAATATTTTGTCCACAGACGGGATGATATTTTAGGCCTAGACTCTTCCATTCTCCTCCACCCTCGGGTCTGGGAGGCCTCGGGGCATGTTTCGAATTTCAATGATCCTTTGATGGATTGTAAAAAGTGTAAAACACGCCTTCGGGTGGATAAATTCTTAGAAGACAAAGAAGGCGATGGTGCTGCCACTGGGAAAAGTTTAGAAGAACTTACCAACCATATCAAAGAAAAAGGATATGCCTGCCCGAGCTGTGGTTCGGTGGGTACATTTACAGAGGCACGTCAATTTAACCTTATGTTCAAAACAGCTCATGGTGCTTCAGAAGAAGGAGCTATGGACATATACTTGCGTCCAGAAACCGCACAAGGGATCTTTATCAATTTTAAGAACGTAAACCAAATCTCTCGCAAGAAGATCCCATTTGGAATCGCACAAATTGGCAAGTCCTTCCGAAATGAAATCATGGCTCGCCAATTTATCTTTAGAACTCGAGAGTTTGAGCAAATGGAGATGGAGTTTTTCTGTGAACCTGGAACGCAGAAAGAATGGTTTAAGTATTGGGTGGACTACTGCATGAACTGGCTCACCAATGTAGTAGGCTTAAAGGCGGAAAACCTACGCGTGCGGGAACATGCCAAAGAAGAACTTTCATTTTACAGTGACTCGACTAGCGATATCGAGTATAAGTATCCATTCGGTTGGGGAGAACTATGGGGTGTAGCTTCAAGAACCGATTATGATCTTACCCAACATGAGTCGTTTTCCTCGGAAGACCTAAAATACCATGATTTAGAGGCCAAAAAGAAATACCTTCCTTATGTCGTTGAACCAGCATTAGGTCTCAATCGATTATTTTTAGCGGTTATGTGTGATGCTTATGAAGAACAAACCCTAGAAAAAGAGGATATCAGAACTGTGCTTCACTTTGGGAAACGTGTTGCCCCTATGAAAGTGGCTATTTTCCCTTTGATGAAAAAAGATGGCTTAGATGCGAAGGCAAAAGAAATCTACCAAGACCTGCTACCCCATTGGTATGTGGATTATGATGAAAGCGGTGCCATAGGAAAAAGATACCGAAGGCATGACGAGATCGGAACACCTTTCTGTGTGACAGTGGATTATGATACCTTACAGGATGGAACGGTCACAATACGTGAACGTGATTCCATGAAACAGGAAAGGATTGCCATTACTTCTTTAAAGTCCTATCTCTTCGAAAGGATACTGTAA